One stretch of Dehalococcoidia bacterium DNA includes these proteins:
- a CDS encoding NAD(P)/FAD-dependent oxidoreductase: MTGSYDALVVGAGPNGLSAAIAIAQTGHSVLVVEGRDTVGGGARSAELTLPGFLHDVCSAIHPLAVGSPFFPTLPLSEHGLEWVHSPSPLAHPLDDGTAVTMEDSVDETAEGLGPDASSYRKLFGPLVRNWDKLSSDVIGPLRFPRHPLVTARFGLLGLRSAVSVAQSHFEGERARALFAGIAAHSVLPLERPVSAAVGLVLGASGHAVGWPMPRGGAQRIADALASHLTSLGGRIETGVTVDRLEDVPDANVTLLDVTPRQVVSIAGDSLPDRFRRKLEAYRYGPAAFKVDWALDGPVPWTAPECARAGTVHLGGTMAEVAQSEREVWNGRHPEQPFVLLAQPSIFDSSRAPEGKHTAWAYCHVPNGSDFDMTDRIEDQIERFAPGFRERILARSVRPPAALEEYNPNLVGGDIGGGVQDLGQLFSRPVSMFDPYSIPSTEIFICSSSTPPGGGVHGMCGYFAAQAALRRLDR, translated from the coding sequence CTGACCGGCAGCTATGACGCACTCGTAGTGGGCGCGGGCCCCAACGGCCTGTCGGCCGCGATAGCCATCGCACAGACTGGGCACTCTGTGCTGGTTGTCGAGGGCCGGGACACGGTCGGTGGCGGCGCACGGTCCGCCGAGTTGACACTGCCCGGGTTCCTGCACGATGTGTGCTCCGCGATACACCCGCTGGCAGTGGGTTCGCCGTTCTTCCCCACGCTGCCGCTGTCCGAGCACGGGCTGGAGTGGGTCCATTCTCCCTCGCCGCTGGCTCACCCACTCGACGACGGCACGGCAGTGACGATGGAGGACTCAGTCGACGAGACCGCCGAGGGCCTGGGACCAGACGCGTCCTCGTACCGCAAGCTGTTCGGCCCTCTCGTTAGGAACTGGGACAAGCTCAGCTCCGACGTCATCGGTCCGCTGCGATTTCCGCGTCACCCGCTCGTGACAGCGCGCTTCGGGCTGCTCGGCCTGCGGTCGGCCGTGTCGGTGGCGCAGTCCCACTTCGAGGGTGAGCGGGCCAGGGCGCTGTTCGCCGGGATCGCCGCGCACTCGGTGCTGCCTCTCGAACGTCCTGTCAGCGCAGCGGTCGGACTCGTGCTGGGAGCCAGCGGTCACGCAGTCGGCTGGCCGATGCCGCGTGGCGGAGCACAGCGAATAGCAGACGCTCTTGCCTCCCACCTTACCTCGCTCGGAGGCCGGATCGAGACCGGCGTAACGGTGGATCGGCTGGAGGACGTGCCCGACGCGAACGTCACCCTACTCGACGTTACGCCGAGGCAGGTCGTCAGCATCGCCGGAGACAGCCTGCCCGACCGCTTCCGGCGCAAGCTCGAGGCGTACCGCTACGGCCCGGCGGCGTTCAAGGTGGACTGGGCGCTGGACGGACCGGTGCCCTGGACTGCCCCTGAGTGTGCGCGGGCCGGCACGGTGCACCTGGGCGGCACGATGGCTGAGGTCGCTCAATCAGAGCGCGAGGTGTGGAACGGACGTCACCCGGAGCAGCCATTCGTGCTGCTCGCCCAGCCGAGCATATTCGACTCGTCCCGCGCACCCGAGGGCAAGCACACGGCGTGGGCCTACTGCCACGTCCCGAACGGCTCCGACTTCGATATGACAGACAGGATCGAGGATCAGATAGAGCGCTTCGCTCCCGGGTTCCGCGAGCGCATCCTGGCGAGGAGCGTACGGCCCCCGGCGGCGCTGGAGGAATACAACCCGAACCTCGTCGGCGGCGACATCGGCGGAGGAGTCCAGGACCTCGGCCAGCTCTTCTCGCGTCCGGTCAGTATGTTCGACCCCTACTCCATACCGTCGACCGAGATATTCATCTGCTCATCGTCGACTCCGCCCGGAGGAGGCGTGCACGGCATGTGCGGCTACTTCGCAGCCCAGGCCGCGCTGCGTCGGCTCGACCGCTGA